A part of Cottoperca gobio chromosome 4, fCotGob3.1, whole genome shotgun sequence genomic DNA contains:
- the sac3d1 gene encoding LOW QUALITY PROTEIN: SAC3 domain-containing protein 1 (The sequence of the model RefSeq protein was modified relative to this genomic sequence to represent the inferred CDS: deleted 2 bases in 1 codon), translated as MLESDDRFSKGPMNRRRAPRRISLSQRRDAPGGGEWRLRNDEQWRGQGKAQVREVEEDDRREQHGNENVPRGTCQTMCPAHELRNRELQNCLHRYELLAGTERDRRPRGDPLRAVKEYSRPAAGKDSTNPTDLRPPAVLLKTVCYLIDDIAASRQLHPWTEVYSFAFDRLRGVKQDMIIQRVSGLNCAAILEPTVRFLIYASFRLCGESLRLYDPRINDTHLQENLSWLLDCYATGTGPHPNQEEFQALGLLYNLGSARATQHIMELPKRLRSSPAVTLALSINRAFLERNPVRLLRLARRLNFLQSCALHRHLVSCRRDLVLIYSHGYSSRNCRFPLDGLAQLLSLDTSLAARLCQAYGVEVNRDNQLVFSKAAFTEPEQEKLHCKLYHNIVSENQRDHRVGNIIHGCT; from the exons ATGCTGGAAAGTGACGACCGG TTTTCCAAAGGACCAATGAACCGCAGGAGAGCGCCTCGTCGCAT ctctctctctcagaggagGGATGCACCTGGGGGAGGAGAATGGAGACTGAGGAATGATGAGCAATGGCGAGGCCAAGGCAAAGCACAggtgagagaggtagaggaggatgACAGACGTGAGCAGCATGGGAATGAAAACGTGCCCAGGGGGACCTGCCAGACCATGTGCCCTGCTCATGAGCTGCGGAACCGTGAGCTGCAAAACTGTCTTCACCGCTATGAGTTGTTGGCAGGCACAGAAAGAGATCGACGCCCCAGGGGAGACCCCTTGCGTGCTGTCAAAGAGTATTCCAGACCAGCAGCTGGAAAAGACTCGACAAACCCCACTGACCTCCGTCCACCTGCTGTGTTGCTGAAAACTGTTTGTTACCTTATTGATGACATCGCTGCCTCCCGTCAGCTGCATCCTTGGACTGAG GTGTACAGCTTTGCCTTTGATCGGCTGCGTGGCGTGAAGCAGGACATGATCATCCAGCGGGTGTCTGGGTTGAACTGTGCGGCCATTTTAGAGCCGACGGTGCGTTTCCTCATCTATGCCTCTTTTCGGCTCTGTGGTGAGTCCCTGCGGCTCTACGACCCGCGCATTAACGACACGCACCTACAGGAGAACCTGAGCTGGCTGTTGGATTGCTACGCAACTGGAACAGGACCGCATCCCAACCAGGAAGAGTTCCAAGCCCTCGGTCTGCTTTACAACTTGG GTTCAGCTCGTGCCACGCAGCACATCATGGAGCTCCCTAAGCGGCTCCGCAGCTCTCCTGCCGTCACACTCGCTCTTTCCATCAACCGAGCTTTTCTGGAGCGAAACCCCGTACGTTTGCTCCGACTGGCTCGGAGGTTGAACTTCCTACAGAGCTGTGCTCTGCACCGTCACCTGGTGTCATGTCGTAGAGATCTGGTGCTAATCTACAGCCACGGATACAGCAGCCGCAACTGTCGCTTTCCTCTTGACGGACTGGCTCAACTCTTGTCCTTAGACACGTCACTCGCAGCCCGACTCTGTCAGGCGTATGGGGTGGAGGTTAACCGGGACAACCAATTGGTTTTCTCCAAGGCTGCTTTCACTGAGCCTGAACAAGAGAAACTGCACTGCAAACTGTATCACAACATCGTGTCAGAGAACCAGAGAGACCACCGTGTTGGGAACATCATTCACGGATGCACTTGA